From a single Anomaloglossus baeobatrachus isolate aAnoBae1 chromosome 4, aAnoBae1.hap1, whole genome shotgun sequence genomic region:
- the BACC1 gene encoding BPTF-associated chromatin complex component 1 isoform X1: MTSASTKVGEIFSAAGAAFTKLGELTMQLHPVTDSSPAGARWTDTEIQMLHAAVRRFGEDLNQISSVIKERTVAQLKFAVKRKIYDDNGVPLSSDSPKKAVKKMVPVPSSVLSVPAPPAVGGTGLPEGSQGAMRKRKSSDVTLSALNDSDANSDLVDMEGLGDRSTAKKLNFDQESLNLDSSFIMNSSDLPLLSR, from the exons ATGACGTCAGCATCAACTAAG gtGGGGGAGATCTTCTCTGCAGCTGGTGCTGCCTTCACCAAGCTGGGAGAGCTGACCATGCAGCTGCACCCCGTCACCGACTCCTCGCCTGCCGG GGCCCGCTGGACAGACACTGAGATTCAGATGTTACACGCGGCCGTCCGACGCTTCGGGGAGGACTTAAATCAGATCAGCTCAGTAATCAAGGAAAGGACAGT AGCTCAGCTCAAATTTGCCGTAAAACGTAAGATCTACGATGACAACGGCGTCCCGCTGTCGTCAGATTCCCCTAAGAAAGCGGTGAAGAAGATGGTGCCCGTGCCCTCCTCCGTGCTGTCTGTGCCAGCGCCACCCGCCGTCGGAGGAACCGGACTTCCGGAGGGGTCTCAGGGCGCCATGAGAAAGCGCAAGTCGTCCG ATGTCACCCTCAGCGCCTTGAATGATTCGGATGCCAACAGCGACTTGGTGGATATGGAGGGGCTGGGAGACAGGAGTACGGCAAAGAAGCTCAACTTTGATCAGG AAAGTCTAAACTTGGATTCCAGCTTCATCATGAACTCCAGCGACCTGCCGCTGTTATCTCGCTGA
- the BACC1 gene encoding BPTF-associated chromatin complex component 1 isoform X2 has product MTSASTKVGEIFSAAGAAFTKLGELTMQLHPVTDSSPAGAQLKFAVKRKIYDDNGVPLSSDSPKKAVKKMVPVPSSVLSVPAPPAVGGTGLPEGSQGAMRKRKSSDVTLSALNDSDANSDLVDMEGLGDRSTAKKLNFDQESLNLDSSFIMNSSDLPLLSR; this is encoded by the exons ATGACGTCAGCATCAACTAAG gtGGGGGAGATCTTCTCTGCAGCTGGTGCTGCCTTCACCAAGCTGGGAGAGCTGACCATGCAGCTGCACCCCGTCACCGACTCCTCGCCTGCCGG AGCTCAGCTCAAATTTGCCGTAAAACGTAAGATCTACGATGACAACGGCGTCCCGCTGTCGTCAGATTCCCCTAAGAAAGCGGTGAAGAAGATGGTGCCCGTGCCCTCCTCCGTGCTGTCTGTGCCAGCGCCACCCGCCGTCGGAGGAACCGGACTTCCGGAGGGGTCTCAGGGCGCCATGAGAAAGCGCAAGTCGTCCG ATGTCACCCTCAGCGCCTTGAATGATTCGGATGCCAACAGCGACTTGGTGGATATGGAGGGGCTGGGAGACAGGAGTACGGCAAAGAAGCTCAACTTTGATCAGG AAAGTCTAAACTTGGATTCCAGCTTCATCATGAACTCCAGCGACCTGCCGCTGTTATCTCGCTGA